The following proteins come from a genomic window of Lachnoclostridium phytofermentans ISDg:
- the tyrS gene encoding tyrosine--tRNA ligase, protein MSENIYDVLLERGFIEQATHEAETKELLGKEKVTFYIGFDATADSLTAGHFLTVMAMMHMQRAGHRPIALLGGGTTMIGDPTGKSDMRSMMTRETIDHNAQCFQEQLSKFIDFSDDKAIIANNADWLLNLNYVEFLREIGVHFSVNKMLTAECYKQRMEKGLTFFEFNYMLMQSYDFWVLYKKYGCKLQLGGNDQWSNILGGVDLIRRKEQAPAFGLTFKLLTTSEGLKMGKTMKGAVWLNPEKTSPYEFYQYWRNIEDVKVEECLGLLTFLPMDEVRRLGALEGAEINHAKEVLAYEITKIVHGEEEAKKAQEAAKSLFAGGVTSEHMPTTTYSSAAFEEGIDLITMMIDAKLATSRSDARRNIEQGGVSVNDVKVTDFARKFKSNDFNDDGALLVKKGKKAYHLFRAE, encoded by the coding sequence ATGTCAGAGAATATTTATGACGTACTCTTAGAGCGCGGGTTTATTGAACAAGCGACTCATGAAGCAGAAACTAAAGAGTTACTTGGAAAGGAAAAAGTAACTTTTTATATTGGTTTTGACGCAACTGCAGATAGTTTAACTGCAGGACATTTTTTAACTGTTATGGCAATGATGCATATGCAGCGTGCAGGGCATAGACCGATTGCATTACTTGGTGGCGGTACTACCATGATTGGAGATCCAACTGGAAAATCAGATATGCGTTCCATGATGACAAGAGAAACCATCGACCATAACGCTCAATGTTTTCAAGAACAGTTATCAAAATTTATTGATTTTAGTGATGATAAGGCGATTATTGCAAATAACGCTGATTGGTTATTAAATCTAAACTATGTAGAATTCTTACGTGAAATAGGTGTTCATTTCTCTGTAAACAAGATGCTTACTGCGGAATGTTACAAACAGAGAATGGAAAAGGGCTTAACTTTCTTCGAATTCAACTATATGTTAATGCAGTCTTACGACTTTTGGGTACTTTATAAAAAATACGGCTGCAAGTTACAATTAGGTGGTAATGATCAATGGTCTAATATTCTTGGTGGCGTAGACTTAATCCGTCGTAAAGAACAAGCACCTGCTTTTGGTTTAACCTTTAAGCTCTTAACAACAAGTGAGGGACTTAAAATGGGTAAAACAATGAAGGGTGCGGTATGGCTAAATCCTGAAAAGACTTCACCATATGAGTTCTATCAATACTGGAGAAACATTGAAGACGTGAAAGTTGAAGAATGTCTTGGTTTACTTACCTTCTTACCTATGGATGAGGTTCGTCGTTTAGGAGCATTAGAAGGTGCAGAAATCAATCATGCCAAAGAAGTTCTTGCTTACGAAATCACTAAAATTGTACATGGAGAAGAAGAAGCTAAGAAAGCACAGGAAGCTGCTAAGAGTCTGTTCGCAGGCGGTGTTACTAGTGAGCATATGCCAACTACTACTTACTCATCTGCTGCGTTTGAAGAAGGTATTGACTTAATTACTATGATGATAGATGCGAAACTTGCGACCTCCCGTTCCGATGCCAGAAGAAATATTGAACAAGGCGGAGTTTCTGTAAATGATGTTAAAGTAACTGATTTTGCACGTAAGTTCAAATCAAATGATTTTAATGACGATGGAGCATTACTTGTAAAGAAGGGTAAAAAAGCTTATCACTTATTCCGAGCAGAATAA
- a CDS encoding DEAD/DEAH box helicase codes for MLRLSRTGIRNLATSDLVYSRGLQYYKSNRVTNATFSKSTNQYKFLVKGSFTYQVSITEKEDGAFDYTCNCPSHLKEKGACKHVVAGLLFLLKYQEKSTMEEPRTPEEKRAFQVLDYFANQDDTHAEGEIFKIVPTISLPTMLRPDSNALLMLHAGNNHMYKVQSIKKFLTDYNTNQNIILGKDFKFIAGESEFDRSSKKLMEYLVGILEIQELIDKTSYAKLFAKHQMMLSKSMLLKLLSLLGTSSFRLELNQKIYEDVKYINGNPNIAYDLDVYDDSILLDYKEKEPVIPLSEGGELIFYNGFIFTPNKHFIKNYVPFYNTLGREKKPLVFRGDNRQRFLEEVLPKLHETMEIEIPESLKSRYLALPMQACVYLDRYHGGIKAELKFRYGDYEFNCFESPRSDEFIVVRSKEEEYEVMRLLEQLDFEPHSTFYHLKNDNSIYEFLTGRIHDLQAVAQLYYSDTFKKLGIKNSSNFKVGLRISNDIDLLEMDLESEDIPQEELKALFRSFQLKKKYYRLKDGSFINLEDEHIAKMSNILDDLNVSVKSLSNESIKLSKNKAFYLEDALNGSNLYVEKNEDFSKLIENILHPDNREYITPENIDATLRPYQNVGYRWLRSLADNNLGGILADDMGLGKTLQSIVYISSIVDEDKKKNKKFLIVCPTSLVYNWLDEFESFAPHLRAGVVSGTPTERQERIEQIKDFDVLVTSYPLIRRDIKHYQAITFHTVFIDEAQFIKNAASINAQSVKLLDSTHRFALTGTPIENSLSELWSIFDFIMPGYLLTHSKFVNKFEKQILKEDTEALENLNRRIHPFVLRRMKKDVLNDLPDKLEEKIVTEMTEEQKKVYVSYLAEVRNDIYSEIATKGIEKSQMKILAALTRLRQICCHPSTFLDEYDGGSGKLDLLLELIEEALANDHRILIFSQFTSMLKIMEAELKKLSVSYFYLEGSTPITERNDFVKRFNAGEGSIFLISLKAGGTGLNLVGADTVIHYDPWWNPAVEEQATDRVYRIGQKNNVHVIKLLTKNTIEEKIFKLQKKKKELSDSIIQSKEVFINTLSKEELEEIFS; via the coding sequence ATGCTGCGATTATCTAGAACTGGGATACGTAACCTAGCAACGAGTGACCTCGTTTATTCCCGTGGCCTGCAGTATTATAAAAGCAACCGAGTGACAAATGCGACTTTCTCAAAATCCACAAACCAATATAAATTCCTTGTAAAAGGAAGTTTCACATATCAAGTTAGTATTACAGAGAAAGAAGATGGGGCATTTGATTATACTTGCAATTGTCCATCTCATTTGAAAGAAAAAGGAGCCTGCAAGCATGTGGTAGCAGGACTGTTGTTTTTATTAAAGTACCAAGAAAAGTCAACGATGGAAGAACCAAGAACACCGGAAGAGAAACGGGCTTTTCAAGTACTTGATTATTTTGCGAATCAAGATGACACTCATGCTGAGGGTGAAATCTTTAAAATAGTTCCAACGATATCTTTACCAACCATGTTACGTCCAGATTCAAATGCACTTCTTATGCTACATGCTGGAAACAATCATATGTATAAGGTTCAATCTATAAAGAAATTTTTGACGGATTATAATACTAATCAAAATATTATTCTTGGCAAAGATTTTAAATTTATTGCTGGAGAAAGTGAATTTGATAGATCATCAAAAAAATTGATGGAGTATTTAGTAGGAATCTTAGAAATACAAGAGTTAATTGATAAAACCTCCTATGCCAAGCTATTTGCAAAACATCAAATGATGTTATCAAAAAGTATGTTGTTAAAATTACTTTCTTTGTTGGGAACAAGCTCTTTTCGCTTGGAACTAAATCAAAAAATCTATGAAGATGTTAAATATATCAATGGAAATCCCAATATTGCATACGATTTAGATGTTTATGATGATAGTATTTTACTAGATTATAAAGAAAAAGAACCTGTGATTCCATTGTCCGAGGGTGGAGAATTAATCTTTTATAATGGCTTTATCTTTACTCCGAATAAACACTTTATAAAAAATTATGTACCTTTTTATAATACCTTGGGTCGAGAAAAGAAGCCATTGGTTTTTCGAGGAGATAATAGACAACGCTTTTTAGAAGAAGTACTGCCGAAGTTACACGAGACTATGGAGATTGAGATACCAGAAAGCTTAAAGAGCAGGTATCTAGCATTACCGATGCAGGCGTGTGTCTATCTTGACCGCTATCATGGTGGAATTAAGGCAGAACTTAAGTTTCGATATGGTGATTATGAATTTAACTGCTTTGAAAGCCCAAGAAGTGATGAATTTATCGTAGTTCGAAGTAAGGAAGAAGAATATGAGGTAATGCGACTCTTAGAACAACTTGATTTCGAACCGCATAGTACATTTTATCATCTAAAGAATGATAATAGCATCTATGAGTTCCTAACAGGTCGTATCCATGATTTACAAGCTGTAGCTCAGCTTTATTATTCGGATACCTTTAAGAAATTAGGAATAAAAAATAGTAGTAACTTTAAGGTTGGTCTGCGTATTAGTAACGATATTGATTTACTTGAGATGGATTTAGAATCGGAAGATATTCCGCAGGAAGAATTGAAAGCTCTATTTCGTTCCTTCCAACTAAAGAAGAAATACTACCGTTTAAAAGATGGCAGTTTTATTAACTTAGAGGATGAGCATATTGCTAAGATGTCAAATATCTTAGATGATTTAAATGTTTCCGTGAAGTCTCTTTCCAATGAGTCTATTAAGTTATCTAAAAATAAAGCGTTTTATTTGGAAGATGCCCTTAATGGTAGTAATTTATATGTAGAAAAAAATGAGGATTTTTCGAAGCTTATTGAAAACATTTTACATCCGGATAATCGTGAGTACATCACTCCTGAAAATATAGATGCTACACTAAGACCTTATCAGAATGTGGGGTATCGCTGGTTACGTTCGTTGGCAGACAATAATCTGGGTGGCATTTTAGCAGATGATATGGGTCTTGGTAAGACATTACAATCTATTGTTTATATTTCCTCTATTGTAGATGAAGATAAAAAGAAGAATAAAAAATTTCTTATCGTTTGTCCAACCTCATTGGTTTACAACTGGTTAGATGAGTTTGAATCTTTTGCACCACACTTAAGAGCAGGGGTTGTATCTGGAACCCCTACAGAGAGACAGGAGAGAATCGAGCAAATTAAAGATTTTGATGTATTAGTTACCTCCTATCCGCTGATCCGAAGAGATATCAAACATTATCAGGCAATTACATTTCATACTGTATTTATTGACGAGGCGCAATTTATAAAAAACGCTGCATCTATTAATGCGCAATCCGTTAAATTATTGGATTCAACTCATCGATTCGCATTGACTGGTACACCGATTGAGAATAGCTTATCCGAGTTATGGTCTATTTTCGATTTTATCATGCCTGGATATCTCTTGACACACTCGAAGTTTGTAAATAAATTCGAAAAACAAATTTTAAAAGAAGATACAGAAGCATTAGAGAATTTAAATCGTAGAATACATCCATTTGTTTTACGACGTATGAAAAAGGATGTGTTAAATGATTTGCCAGATAAATTAGAAGAGAAAATCGTGACAGAGATGACAGAAGAGCAGAAAAAGGTATATGTCTCTTATCTTGCTGAAGTTCGCAATGATATTTATAGTGAAATTGCTACGAAGGGCATTGAAAAAAGTCAGATGAAGATCTTAGCTGCGCTTACTAGACTACGCCAAATCTGTTGTCATCCCTCAACCTTTTTGGATGAATATGATGGTGGTAGCGGAAAACTTGATTTGTTGTTAGAATTAATAGAAGAAGCGTTGGCAAATGATCATCGAATACTAATCTTTTCCCAGTTTACATCGATGTTAAAGATTATGGAGGCGGAACTAAAGAAGCTTTCTGTGTCATATTTTTATCTGGAAGGCAGCACTCCAATAACCGAACGAAATGATTTTGTAAAGCGATTTAATGCTGGAGAAGGTTCTATCTTTTTAATTTCATTAAAAGCTGGTGGAACTGGACTTAATTTAGTTGGCGCAGATACGGTAATTCATTATGATCCATGGTGGAATCCAGCGGTAGAAGAGCAAGCGACCGATCGAGTTTACCGTATTGGCCAGAAGAATAATGTCCATGTCATTAAACTATTAACAAAAAATACGATTGAGGAAAAAATCTTTAAACTTCAAAAGAAGAAAAAAGAGCTTTCTGATTCCATCATTCAATCGAAGGAAGTGTTTATTAATACTTTATCAAAAGAAGAGTTGGAAGAGATTTTTTCTTAA
- a CDS encoding SulP family inorganic anion transporter: MKANTKEREGCNDFMEKMIPKMFSVMKNYSKQQFIKDMSAGIIVAIIALPLSIAFAIGSGVSAEKGIYSAIISSIVVALLGGSRVQITGPTGAFIIITQSIITGYGMNGLMIATIMAGIMLILMGIFKLGRLIRFIPTPITIGFTGGIAITIFTLEIKDFLGITVDKMPINFFTKWGTYIKHISSINLSAVFLGLICIVILVVWPKINKMIPNSLIALIVGTTIAHVAKLDVKTLGMIPRTLTVPSLSRLSLDELFELVSPAFTIAILVAMQALLSGVVTDGIIHSKHRANMELVAEGVSNTILGLLGCIPATGGVARSIANAKNGGRTPIAAIFHGLTLFFFLVVCMPLIKYVPLCVLAAILIVVSYNMFNVKAFLGYRKAPRSDIAVLIASCVLTFAFGLVLAIEVGMVMTCVLFMKRMADVTEIKGWTYLRDLDDLGDNNDPDALNLKEVPKHTLVFEVSGPMFFGAADKLIQLTSQVTEDIKVVVVRMRSVPAIDITAMNSLKKVHQHLAKNDVTMVFSHVLEQPLKAMRKAGFVDAIGDENICESLDAALDRAEKLCA, translated from the coding sequence GTGAAAGCAAATACAAAAGAAAGAGAAGGATGTAATGATTTCATGGAAAAAATGATACCAAAGATGTTTTCAGTTATGAAGAACTATTCGAAACAGCAATTTATTAAGGACATGAGTGCTGGGATTATTGTTGCAATTATAGCATTACCGCTCTCCATTGCATTCGCAATTGGCAGTGGTGTTTCTGCAGAGAAAGGAATTTATTCAGCGATTATCTCCAGTATTGTAGTAGCCCTTCTTGGTGGAAGTAGGGTACAAATAACAGGTCCAACTGGTGCATTTATTATAATAACCCAAAGCATTATAACTGGATATGGTATGAATGGGTTAATGATCGCAACTATAATGGCTGGTATTATGTTGATTCTTATGGGGATATTTAAACTTGGTAGACTGATCCGTTTTATACCGACTCCAATTACCATAGGATTTACCGGAGGAATTGCGATCACCATATTTACTTTGGAAATCAAAGACTTTCTTGGAATTACAGTGGATAAGATGCCAATCAACTTTTTTACTAAGTGGGGTACTTATATAAAACACATTTCTTCCATTAATCTTAGTGCTGTTTTCTTAGGGCTAATATGCATCGTTATCTTAGTTGTATGGCCAAAAATTAATAAAATGATTCCAAATTCTTTAATTGCGTTAATTGTTGGTACAACAATTGCTCATGTGGCTAAGTTGGATGTGAAAACACTTGGAATGATTCCAAGAACATTAACTGTACCGAGTTTATCAAGATTGTCTTTGGATGAATTATTTGAATTAGTTTCTCCCGCATTTACCATTGCTATTTTAGTAGCCATGCAGGCATTGCTATCTGGAGTTGTTACCGATGGTATCATTCACAGTAAACATCGAGCAAATATGGAGTTAGTAGCGGAAGGGGTTTCTAATACTATCTTAGGATTGCTTGGATGCATACCTGCAACAGGTGGAGTAGCTCGTTCCATTGCGAATGCGAAAAACGGCGGAAGAACACCGATAGCAGCAATTTTTCATGGATTAACATTATTTTTCTTCCTTGTGGTTTGTATGCCACTCATAAAATATGTACCACTTTGTGTTTTAGCTGCTATCTTAATCGTAGTATCCTACAATATGTTTAATGTGAAGGCGTTCCTAGGTTATCGCAAAGCACCAAGAAGTGACATAGCAGTTTTGATTGCCTCCTGTGTACTAACGTTTGCTTTTGGTTTGGTATTAGCGATTGAAGTAGGAATGGTTATGACTTGTGTCCTGTTTATGAAACGAATGGCTGATGTTACAGAAATAAAGGGGTGGACTTACCTCAGAGACTTAGATGACTTAGGGGATAATAATGATCCGGACGCACTGAATTTAAAGGAAGTTCCTAAACATACGCTGGTATTTGAAGTTTCCGGACCAATGTTTTTTGGAGCAGCAGATAAATTAATCCAACTAACAAGTCAGGTGACGGAGGATATCAAAGTGGTTGTTGTACGAATGCGCAGTGTTCCTGCAATCGATATTACAGCAATGAATTCTTTAAAAAAGGTGCATCAACATTTAGCTAAGAATGATGTAACTATGGTATTTTCCCATGTTTTAGAACAACCATTGAAAGCAATGCGCAAGGCTGGCTTTGTTGATGCTATAGGGGATGAAAATATCTGTGAGAGCTTAGATGCTGCATTAGATAGAGCAGAAAAACTGTGTGCTTAA
- a CDS encoding D-alanyl-D-alanine carboxypeptidase family protein, protein MIESKDLSWCQKSASEEELKLPEAEDIPPVVDNSTNLQLNALSACLMDASNGRVLYGKDAYKEMPMASTTKIMTLLVVLEKANLDDVVTVTSNAAKQPDVQLNIQTGEQYILRDLLYSLMLESHNDTAVAIAEHVGGSVEGFCNMMTEKAKELGANHTSFKTPNGLDADGHYTTARDLSLIASYAIKNPEFCKIVGTATYQFNEVNHKRSFNVNNRDRFLYMMKGAIGIKTGFTGKAGYCFVGAVNIDGKTLVSTVLGSGWPPHKTYKWADTTKLMEYGLNNFNVYSLYEKLTPGSECVKVPEVISVHNGKINSVKLISTDELLSEKLLLREGEEVSIKINLLDHITAPTKAGVKVGDICYYINQNLFRKVPITTAEATEKIDLPYMIREILKFW, encoded by the coding sequence ATGATAGAATCTAAGGATTTGTCATGGTGCCAGAAGAGTGCTTCTGAGGAGGAGCTTAAGTTACCAGAGGCAGAGGATATTCCGCCAGTAGTTGATAATAGCACTAACTTACAACTAAACGCCCTTTCTGCATGTCTCATGGATGCTTCGAACGGGCGTGTTTTGTATGGGAAGGACGCTTACAAAGAGATGCCTATGGCAAGTACTACAAAGATTATGACCTTACTTGTTGTGCTTGAGAAAGCGAATTTGGATGATGTTGTCACGGTAACTAGTAATGCAGCAAAACAACCAGATGTACAACTGAATATTCAAACAGGAGAGCAATATATCCTTCGTGACCTTTTGTATTCCTTAATGTTAGAAAGCCATAATGATACAGCGGTAGCAATCGCAGAACATGTGGGGGGAAGTGTAGAAGGGTTTTGTAATATGATGACCGAGAAGGCAAAGGAGTTAGGGGCCAATCATACTTCATTTAAAACACCGAATGGATTAGATGCTGACGGCCATTATACGACAGCAAGAGACTTATCTCTTATAGCAAGTTATGCAATTAAGAATCCTGAATTTTGTAAAATTGTAGGTACTGCAACCTACCAGTTTAATGAAGTGAATCATAAACGCTCATTCAATGTGAACAATCGTGATCGATTTTTATACATGATGAAGGGAGCAATCGGGATAAAAACAGGTTTTACAGGGAAAGCAGGGTATTGTTTTGTAGGTGCTGTGAATATTGATGGTAAGACATTAGTTAGTACCGTACTGGGTTCTGGTTGGCCACCTCATAAGACATATAAATGGGCTGACACCACGAAATTAATGGAATATGGGTTAAATAACTTTAATGTTTACTCGCTCTATGAAAAATTAACACCAGGTTCTGAGTGTGTTAAAGTGCCAGAAGTGATTTCAGTACATAATGGTAAAATAAATTCTGTAAAGCTCATATCAACGGATGAACTTTTATCAGAGAAACTATTGCTTCGAGAAGGGGAAGAAGTATCGATTAAAATCAATCTACTAGATCATATCACTGCACCAACAAAGGCAGGTGTAAAAGTCGGAGATATTTGCTACTATATTAATCAAAATTTATTCCGAAAAGTACCGATTACAACAGCAGAAGCAACGGAGAAAATCGATTTACCTTATATGATACGAGAAATTTTAAAATTCTGGTAA
- the scpB gene encoding SMC-Scp complex subunit ScpB, translating into MEIKKLEAMIEAILFTMGEAVEVERIASALDHDVDTIRKIIHNMMDRYEGDERGIKIIELDNSFQMCTKAQMYEAIVKIAHVPKKHILTDVLLESLSIIAYKQPITKQQIESIRGVKSDHAVNKLVEYNLVCEVGRMDAPGRPILFGTTEDFLRNFGIASLEDLPVVAPEKVADFKMEAEEEVQLQLDI; encoded by the coding sequence ATGGAAATCAAGAAATTGGAAGCCATGATAGAGGCAATTTTATTTACAATGGGCGAAGCAGTCGAGGTAGAACGAATTGCAAGTGCTCTGGATCATGATGTAGATACGATACGTAAAATCATTCATAATATGATGGATCGATATGAGGGGGATGAGAGAGGTATTAAAATTATTGAATTAGATAATTCCTTTCAGATGTGCACCAAAGCTCAGATGTATGAAGCAATCGTAAAGATAGCACATGTCCCAAAGAAACACATTCTTACCGATGTACTGCTTGAATCTCTATCCATAATCGCATACAAGCAGCCAATCACAAAACAACAGATTGAAAGTATTCGTGGAGTTAAGAGTGATCATGCGGTGAATAAGTTAGTGGAATACAATTTAGTGTGTGAAGTTGGAAGAATGGACGCTCCGGGAAGACCGATTTTGTTTGGCACTACGGAAGACTTTTTAAGAAACTTTGGTATTGCTTCTTTAGAAGATTTGCCAGTGGTAGCGCCGGAAAAGGTTGCTGATTTTAAAATGGAAGCGGAAGAAGAAGTTCAATTACAATTAGATATTTAA
- a CDS encoding segregation and condensation protein A — MSIPVKLEAFEGPLDLLLHLIDKNKVNIYDIPIVTITEQYMEYIKAMEEKNLEIMSEFLVMAATLLRIKSQMLLPVEVKEEEEVVDPRQELVERLLEYKMYKYVSYELKDKQMDAQLLMFKPSTIPLEISDYKEEIDISELLSDLTLAKLHTIFQSVMKRQVDKVDPIRSKFGKIEKEEINLSQKILEIQQYGLEHRTFSFRRLLERQTGKMDVIVTFLGILELMKMQRIEICQNDLFEDIMIHYLANDIAPVDDFSIE; from the coding sequence ATGAGTATTCCGGTAAAGCTGGAAGCATTTGAAGGTCCCTTGGATCTTCTTTTACATTTAATCGATAAAAACAAAGTAAATATCTATGATATACCAATTGTCACAATTACAGAACAGTATATGGAATATATCAAGGCTATGGAAGAAAAAAACTTAGAAATTATGAGTGAGTTTCTCGTAATGGCTGCAACTTTACTAAGAATCAAATCTCAGATGCTTCTTCCAGTGGAAGTAAAAGAAGAGGAAGAAGTAGTCGATCCGAGACAAGAACTTGTGGAACGATTATTAGAATATAAGATGTATAAGTATGTTTCATATGAATTAAAGGACAAGCAGATGGATGCACAGCTTTTAATGTTTAAGCCAAGCACAATACCGCTTGAGATATCTGATTATAAAGAAGAGATTGATATTTCAGAATTATTATCAGATCTTACCTTAGCGAAGCTACATACAATTTTTCAATCCGTTATGAAACGGCAAGTTGATAAAGTCGATCCAATTCGTAGTAAATTCGGTAAGATAGAAAAGGAAGAAATTAACCTTTCCCAAAAGATTCTAGAGATACAACAATACGGTTTAGAGCATAGAACCTTTAGTTTTAGAAGACTTTTGGAACGTCAGACAGGAAAGATGGATGTTATCGTAACCTTCCTTGGAATTTTAGAATTAATGAAGATGCAGCGCATAGAGATATGTCAAAATGACTTATTTGAAGATATTATGATTCATTATCTGGCTAACGATATTGCGCCAGTAGATGACTTTTCAATAGAATAA
- a CDS encoding zinc metalloprotease encodes MLKEKLMLLVASLCSGILVMIMHELPKAILYRRLKHRYGKEEDKKFENRINPVHFVDPIGLIFCVIYGIGFSKPYYYRMKEKKWNQWLGITGLLSLLLQFFIAVVILKFGFHMNSSLSLNGNFGISYEFLMYFLSSYAIISIGMLITNLFPLISSDMSLLVAANQPVKFVTLLRSDYMIKMVWMFLLLIGIMTSMCNAVFEIFMR; translated from the coding sequence ATGCTAAAGGAAAAGTTAATGTTACTTGTTGCCTCATTATGTTCGGGTATTCTTGTTATGATAATGCATGAATTACCCAAGGCAATCTTATACCGACGATTAAAACATCGTTATGGAAAGGAAGAAGATAAAAAATTTGAGAATCGAATCAATCCGGTTCATTTTGTGGATCCGATTGGTTTGATTTTTTGTGTTATTTATGGAATAGGTTTTTCTAAGCCTTACTATTATCGGATGAAAGAAAAGAAATGGAACCAATGGCTTGGAATTACTGGTTTATTATCGTTACTTCTACAATTTTTCATAGCAGTTGTGATATTAAAATTTGGATTTCATATGAATTCAAGTCTTAGTCTAAATGGGAATTTTGGTATCTCCTATGAATTTTTAATGTACTTCCTTTCAAGCTATGCTATAATAAGTATTGGAATGCTAATAACGAATTTATTTCCTTTGATTTCTTCGGACATGTCGTTATTAGTTGCTGCAAATCAGCCAGTTAAGTTTGTAACTCTGCTTCGTAGTGATTACATGATTAAGATGGTTTGGATGTTTTTGTTACTGATTGGTATCATGACATCGATGTGCAATGCAGTATTCGAGATTTTTATGAGGTGA
- a CDS encoding metallophosphoesterase, whose product MQYIYAVVVIAALLVVYLWIENKNMVVTNYLLEQKKVPSNFHDMRFVCITDLHYNQYGKGNARLLKAINDCKPDAILIAGDLVVTAKPKKVDVAYQFLSELTKRYPVYYAPGNHELKWEQGIGCSKEFYQTFLENLKKMGVCYLNNESITLKKGSDTLIIRGLSLPRRFFAKGKRKVEINVKDIESLTGKIQGDAYEILLAHIPDYFEAYAEYGADFILSGHVHGGIMKLPIFGGVISPSYELFPKYDSGIFKKGRTVMFLSRGLGTHTIPVRVFNRPELICVEIRKC is encoded by the coding sequence ATGCAATATATTTATGCAGTTGTTGTCATAGCTGCTCTTTTGGTAGTATACTTATGGATAGAAAATAAAAATATGGTAGTTACCAATTATCTATTAGAACAGAAGAAAGTACCAAGTAATTTTCATGATATGCGATTTGTTTGTATTACAGATTTACATTACAATCAGTATGGGAAAGGTAATGCTAGACTATTAAAGGCTATCAATGATTGTAAACCGGATGCGATTTTAATCGCAGGCGATTTAGTAGTGACTGCAAAACCCAAAAAAGTAGATGTTGCGTACCAATTTTTAAGTGAGCTTACTAAGAGATACCCTGTTTATTATGCCCCAGGAAATCATGAACTGAAATGGGAGCAAGGGATTGGATGTAGCAAAGAGTTTTATCAAACATTTTTAGAAAACTTAAAAAAAATGGGTGTATGTTATTTAAATAATGAATCTATAACATTAAAAAAAGGTTCGGATACCTTAATCATACGAGGACTATCCTTGCCACGAAGATTTTTTGCAAAAGGAAAACGAAAAGTTGAAATCAATGTAAAAGATATAGAGTCATTGACAGGAAAAATACAAGGGGATGCCTATGAAATTTTACTTGCGCATATACCAGACTATTTTGAAGCGTATGCTGAATATGGAGCTGATTTTATTTTATCTGGGCACGTACATGGTGGCATTATGAAACTTCCAATTTTCGGTGGTGTGATTTCTCCTAGTTATGAACTATTTCCAAAATACGATTCAGGAATCTTTAAGAAAGGACGCACAGTTATGTTTTTATCCAGAGGTCTTGGAACACACACGATACCAGTTCGAGTGTTCAATCGTCCAGAACTTATCTGTGTTGAAATTAGAAAATGCTAA